A region of Neovison vison isolate M4711 chromosome 7, ASM_NN_V1, whole genome shotgun sequence DNA encodes the following proteins:
- the STRN4 gene encoding striatin-4 isoform X3 — METPGLESPTGAGREEGRRGPEPARSWSGSERTGRRVPWRGPRALKGAQENSAESGGRTRGGGALVGSEQKPERYRWSPNPVPDQAQVAFLQGERKGQENLKTDLVRRIKMLEYALKQERAKYHKLKFGTDLNPGEKKSEPAEQVSNGPVESVTLENSPLVWKEGRQLLRQYLEEVGYTDTILDMRSKRVRSLLGRSLELNGAVEPSEGGPRATPGPGGLSGGESLLVKQIEEQIKRNAASKDGKERMSGSVLEQIPFLQNCEDEDSDEDDELDGTQHRKPRVKLPSKALVPEMEDEDEEDDSEDAINEFDFLGSGEEGEGSPDPRRCTGEGTHHELESRRVKLQGILADLRDVDGLPPKVTGPPPGTPQPRPHEGSFGFSSDVFIMDTIGGGEVSLGDLADLTVTNDNDLSCDLSDSKDAFKKTWNPKFTLRSHYDGVRSLAFHHSQSALLTASEDGTLKLWNLQKAVTAKKNAALDVEPIHAFRAHRGPVLAVAMGSNSECCYSGGADARIHSWKIPDLNMDPYDGYDPSVLSHVLEGHGDAVWGLAFSPASQRLASCSADGTIRIWDPSSSPACLCTFLTASDHGIPTSVAFTSTEPAHIVASFRSGDTVLYDLEAGSALLSLESRGSSGPTQINQVVSHPNQPLTITAHDDRGIRFLDSRTGKSVHSMVAHLDAVTCLAVDPNGVFLMSGSHDCSLRLWSLDNKTCVQEITAHRKKHEEAIHAVACHPSKALIASAGADALAKVFV; from the exons ATGGAGACCCCGGGGCTGGAGAGTCCGACCGGGGCCGGCCGAGAAGAGGGGCGCAGGGGACCGGAACCGGCTAGGAGCTGGAGTGGGAGTGAGCGGACCGGCAGACGGGTTCCCTGGAGAGGACCTCGGGCCCTGAAGGGAGCCCAGGAGAACTCAGCAGAGAGTGGTGGGAggactcggggtgggggggctctcgTTGGGAGTGAGCAAAAGCCTGAAAGGTACCGATGGTCTCCCAACCCCGTCCCGGACCAG GCTCAGGTGGCTTTCCTCCAGGGAGAACGGAAAGGGCAAGAGAATCTCAAGACGGACCTGGTGCGGCGTATCAAGATGTTGGAATACGCGCTGAAGCAGGAAAG GGCCAAATACCATAAATTGAAGTTTGGGACAGACCTGAACCCAGGGGAGAAGAAATCAGAACCGGCAGAACAAG TCTCCAATGGCCCTGTGGAGTCGGTCACCCTGGAGAACAGCCCGCTGGTGTGGAAGGAGGGGCGGCAGCTTCTCCGACA GTACCTGGAAGAGGTGGGCTACACGGACACCATCCTGGACATGCGGTCCAAACGCGTGCGCTCCCTCCTGGGCCGCTCGTTGGAGCTCAACGGGGCCGTGGAGCCCAGCGAAGGGGGGCCCAGGGCCACGCCAggtcctggggggctcagcggtGGGGAGTCACTGCTGGTGAAACAGATCGAAGAGCAGATCAAGAG GAATGCGGCCAGCAAAGATGGCAAAGAGCGCATGAGTGGCTCGGTGCTGGAGCAGATCCCCTTCCTGCAGAACTGCGAGGACGAGGACAGCGACGAGGACGATGAGCTGGACGGCACGCAGCACAGGAAGCCGCGCGTGAAG CTGCCCTCCAAGGCCCTGGTGCCTGAGATGGAGGACGAGGATGAGGAGGATGACTCTGAAGACGCCATCAATGAGTTCGATTTCTTGGGctcaggagaggagggggagggctcCCCGGACCCTCGACGGTGCACTGGAGAGGGGACCCACCACGAGCTGG AAAGCCGGCGGGTCAAACTCCAGGGCATTTTGGCCGACCTTCGGGATGTAGACGGGCTGCCCCCTAAAGTGACTGGTCCCCCTCCTGGCACACCCCAGCCCCGGCCACACGAAG GTTCCTTTGGCTTCTCCTCAGACGTTTTCATCATGGACACTATCGGGGGCGGGGAGGTGAGCCTGGGGGACTTGGCAGATCTCACCGTTACCAACGACAACGACCTCAGCTGTGAT CTCTCTGACAGCAAAGATGCCTTTAAGAAGACGTGGAACCCCAAATTCACTCTCCGCTCACACTACGATGGCGTGCGCTCCCTGGCTTTCCACCACAGCCAGTCTGCCTTGCTCACTGCCTCTGAGGACGGCACGCTCAAGCTGTGGAACCTGCAAAAGGCTGTCACAGCCAAGAA GAACGCTGCGCTCGATGTGGAACCTATCCATGCCTTCCGGGCTCACAG GGGCCCTGTGTTGGCAGTGGCCATGGGCAGCAACAGTGAGTGCTGCTACAGTGGGGGGGCGGATGCCCGCATCCACAGCTGGAAGATTCCAGACCTCAACATGGACCCCTACGATGGCTACG ACCCGAGCGTGCTGAGCCATGTCCTGGAGGGCCATGGGGACGCTGTATGGGGCCTAGCCTTCAGTCCCGCCTCCCAGCGCCTGGCCTCCTGCTCTGCGGACGGCACCATCCGTATCTGGGATCCCAGCAGCAGCCCCGCCTGTCTCTGTACCTTCCTCACAGCCAGCG ATCATGGGATCCCCACCTCAGTGGCCTTCACCAGCACCGAGCCTGCCCACATTGTGGCATCCTTCCGCTCTGGCGACACCGTCTTGTATGACCTGGAGGCTGGCAGTGCCCTCCTCTCGCTGGAATCCCGGGGGAGCAGTG GCCCAACCCAGATCAACCAGGTGGTGAGTCACCCGAACCAGCCCCTCACCATCACTGCCCATGATGACAGAGGCATCCGCTTCCTGGACAGCCGCACAG GGAAATCTGTGCACTCCATGGTTGCCCACCTGGACGCGGTCACCTGCCTGGCCGTGGACCCCAACGGCGTGTTCCTGATGTCGGGAA GCCACGACTGTTCCCTGCGCCTGTGGAGCCTGGACAACAAAACGTGCGTGCAAGAGATCACAGCCCACCGCAAGAAGCACGAGGAGGCCATCCACGCTGTCGCCTGCCACCCCAGCAAGGCCCTCATCGCCAGCGCCGGCGCCGACGCCCTGGCCAAGGTCTTCGTGTGA
- the STRN4 gene encoding striatin-4 isoform X1, with product MMEERAAAAVAAAASSCRPLGSGAGPGPTGAAPPAAPAPGPGPAGKGGGSGGSPGPTAGPEPLSLPGILHFIQHEWARFEAEKARWEAERAELQAQVAFLQGERKGQENLKTDLVRRIKMLEYALKQERAKYHKLKFGTDLNPGEKKSEPAEQVSNGPVESVTLENSPLVWKEGRQLLRQYLEEVGYTDTILDMRSKRVRSLLGRSLELNGAVEPSEGGPRATPGPGGLSGGESLLVKQIEEQIKRNAASKDGKERMSGSVLEQIPFLQNCEDEDSDEDDELDGTQHRKPRVKLPSKALVPEMEDEDEEDDSEDAINEFDFLGSGEEGEGSPDPRRCTGEGTHHELESRRVKLQGILADLRDVDGLPPKVTGPPPGTPQPRPHEGSFGFSSDVFIMDTIGGGEVSLGDLADLTVTNDNDLSCDLSDSKDAFKKTWNPKFTLRSHYDGVRSLAFHHSQSALLTASEDGTLKLWNLQKAVTAKKNAALDVEPIHAFRAHRGPVLAVAMGSNSECCYSGGADARIHSWKIPDLNMDPYDGYDPSVLSHVLEGHGDAVWGLAFSPASQRLASCSADGTIRIWDPSSSPACLCTFLTASDHGIPTSVAFTSTEPAHIVASFRSGDTVLYDLEAGSALLSLESRGSSGPTQINQVVSHPNQPLTITAHDDRGIRFLDSRTGKSVHSMVAHLDAVTCLAVDPNGVFLMSGSHDCSLRLWSLDNKTCVQEITAHRKKHEEAIHAVACHPSKALIASAGADALAKVFV from the exons ATGATGGAGGAGCGAGCGGCAGCCGCggtcgccgccgccgcctcctcctgcCGCCCGCTGGGCTCCGGCGCGGGCCCCGGCCCGACGGGGGCGGCCCCGCCCGCTGCCCCTGCCCCGGGGCCCGGCCCGGCTGGTAAGGGAGGCGGCAGCGGAGGCAGCCCCGGGCCTACGGCGGGGCCTGAGCCCCTGAGCCTGCCCGGGATCCTGCACTTTATCCAGCATGAGTGGGCGCGCTTCGAAGCGGAGAAGGCCCGCTGGGAGGCCGAGCGCGCCGAGTTGCAG GCTCAGGTGGCTTTCCTCCAGGGAGAACGGAAAGGGCAAGAGAATCTCAAGACGGACCTGGTGCGGCGTATCAAGATGTTGGAATACGCGCTGAAGCAGGAAAG GGCCAAATACCATAAATTGAAGTTTGGGACAGACCTGAACCCAGGGGAGAAGAAATCAGAACCGGCAGAACAAG TCTCCAATGGCCCTGTGGAGTCGGTCACCCTGGAGAACAGCCCGCTGGTGTGGAAGGAGGGGCGGCAGCTTCTCCGACA GTACCTGGAAGAGGTGGGCTACACGGACACCATCCTGGACATGCGGTCCAAACGCGTGCGCTCCCTCCTGGGCCGCTCGTTGGAGCTCAACGGGGCCGTGGAGCCCAGCGAAGGGGGGCCCAGGGCCACGCCAggtcctggggggctcagcggtGGGGAGTCACTGCTGGTGAAACAGATCGAAGAGCAGATCAAGAG GAATGCGGCCAGCAAAGATGGCAAAGAGCGCATGAGTGGCTCGGTGCTGGAGCAGATCCCCTTCCTGCAGAACTGCGAGGACGAGGACAGCGACGAGGACGATGAGCTGGACGGCACGCAGCACAGGAAGCCGCGCGTGAAG CTGCCCTCCAAGGCCCTGGTGCCTGAGATGGAGGACGAGGATGAGGAGGATGACTCTGAAGACGCCATCAATGAGTTCGATTTCTTGGGctcaggagaggagggggagggctcCCCGGACCCTCGACGGTGCACTGGAGAGGGGACCCACCACGAGCTGG AAAGCCGGCGGGTCAAACTCCAGGGCATTTTGGCCGACCTTCGGGATGTAGACGGGCTGCCCCCTAAAGTGACTGGTCCCCCTCCTGGCACACCCCAGCCCCGGCCACACGAAG GTTCCTTTGGCTTCTCCTCAGACGTTTTCATCATGGACACTATCGGGGGCGGGGAGGTGAGCCTGGGGGACTTGGCAGATCTCACCGTTACCAACGACAACGACCTCAGCTGTGAT CTCTCTGACAGCAAAGATGCCTTTAAGAAGACGTGGAACCCCAAATTCACTCTCCGCTCACACTACGATGGCGTGCGCTCCCTGGCTTTCCACCACAGCCAGTCTGCCTTGCTCACTGCCTCTGAGGACGGCACGCTCAAGCTGTGGAACCTGCAAAAGGCTGTCACAGCCAAGAA GAACGCTGCGCTCGATGTGGAACCTATCCATGCCTTCCGGGCTCACAG GGGCCCTGTGTTGGCAGTGGCCATGGGCAGCAACAGTGAGTGCTGCTACAGTGGGGGGGCGGATGCCCGCATCCACAGCTGGAAGATTCCAGACCTCAACATGGACCCCTACGATGGCTACG ACCCGAGCGTGCTGAGCCATGTCCTGGAGGGCCATGGGGACGCTGTATGGGGCCTAGCCTTCAGTCCCGCCTCCCAGCGCCTGGCCTCCTGCTCTGCGGACGGCACCATCCGTATCTGGGATCCCAGCAGCAGCCCCGCCTGTCTCTGTACCTTCCTCACAGCCAGCG ATCATGGGATCCCCACCTCAGTGGCCTTCACCAGCACCGAGCCTGCCCACATTGTGGCATCCTTCCGCTCTGGCGACACCGTCTTGTATGACCTGGAGGCTGGCAGTGCCCTCCTCTCGCTGGAATCCCGGGGGAGCAGTG GCCCAACCCAGATCAACCAGGTGGTGAGTCACCCGAACCAGCCCCTCACCATCACTGCCCATGATGACAGAGGCATCCGCTTCCTGGACAGCCGCACAG GGAAATCTGTGCACTCCATGGTTGCCCACCTGGACGCGGTCACCTGCCTGGCCGTGGACCCCAACGGCGTGTTCCTGATGTCGGGAA GCCACGACTGTTCCCTGCGCCTGTGGAGCCTGGACAACAAAACGTGCGTGCAAGAGATCACAGCCCACCGCAAGAAGCACGAGGAGGCCATCCACGCTGTCGCCTGCCACCCCAGCAAGGCCCTCATCGCCAGCGCCGGCGCCGACGCCCTGGCCAAGGTCTTCGTGTGA
- the STRN4 gene encoding striatin-4 isoform X2 has translation MMEERAAAAVAAAASSCRPLGSGAGPGPTGAAPPAAPAPGPGPAGKGGGSGGSPGPTAGPEPLSLPGILHFIQHEWARFEAEKARWEAERAELQAQVAFLQGERKGQENLKTDLVRRIKMLEYALKQERAKYHKLKFGTDLNPGEKKSEPAEQVSNGPVESVTLENSPLVWKEGRQLLRQYLEEVGYTDTILDMRSKRVRSLLGRSLELNGAVEPSEGGPRATPGPGGLSGGESLLVKQIEEQIKRNAASKDGKERMSGSVLEQIPFLQNCEDEDSDEDDELDGTQHRKPRVKLPSKALVPEMEDEDEEDDSEDAINEFDFLGSGEEGEGSPDPRRCTGEGTHHELESRRVKLQGILADLRDVDGLPPKVTGPPPGTPQPRPHEDVFIMDTIGGGEVSLGDLADLTVTNDNDLSCDLSDSKDAFKKTWNPKFTLRSHYDGVRSLAFHHSQSALLTASEDGTLKLWNLQKAVTAKKNAALDVEPIHAFRAHRGPVLAVAMGSNSECCYSGGADARIHSWKIPDLNMDPYDGYDPSVLSHVLEGHGDAVWGLAFSPASQRLASCSADGTIRIWDPSSSPACLCTFLTASDHGIPTSVAFTSTEPAHIVASFRSGDTVLYDLEAGSALLSLESRGSSGPTQINQVVSHPNQPLTITAHDDRGIRFLDSRTGKSVHSMVAHLDAVTCLAVDPNGVFLMSGSHDCSLRLWSLDNKTCVQEITAHRKKHEEAIHAVACHPSKALIASAGADALAKVFV, from the exons ATGATGGAGGAGCGAGCGGCAGCCGCggtcgccgccgccgcctcctcctgcCGCCCGCTGGGCTCCGGCGCGGGCCCCGGCCCGACGGGGGCGGCCCCGCCCGCTGCCCCTGCCCCGGGGCCCGGCCCGGCTGGTAAGGGAGGCGGCAGCGGAGGCAGCCCCGGGCCTACGGCGGGGCCTGAGCCCCTGAGCCTGCCCGGGATCCTGCACTTTATCCAGCATGAGTGGGCGCGCTTCGAAGCGGAGAAGGCCCGCTGGGAGGCCGAGCGCGCCGAGTTGCAG GCTCAGGTGGCTTTCCTCCAGGGAGAACGGAAAGGGCAAGAGAATCTCAAGACGGACCTGGTGCGGCGTATCAAGATGTTGGAATACGCGCTGAAGCAGGAAAG GGCCAAATACCATAAATTGAAGTTTGGGACAGACCTGAACCCAGGGGAGAAGAAATCAGAACCGGCAGAACAAG TCTCCAATGGCCCTGTGGAGTCGGTCACCCTGGAGAACAGCCCGCTGGTGTGGAAGGAGGGGCGGCAGCTTCTCCGACA GTACCTGGAAGAGGTGGGCTACACGGACACCATCCTGGACATGCGGTCCAAACGCGTGCGCTCCCTCCTGGGCCGCTCGTTGGAGCTCAACGGGGCCGTGGAGCCCAGCGAAGGGGGGCCCAGGGCCACGCCAggtcctggggggctcagcggtGGGGAGTCACTGCTGGTGAAACAGATCGAAGAGCAGATCAAGAG GAATGCGGCCAGCAAAGATGGCAAAGAGCGCATGAGTGGCTCGGTGCTGGAGCAGATCCCCTTCCTGCAGAACTGCGAGGACGAGGACAGCGACGAGGACGATGAGCTGGACGGCACGCAGCACAGGAAGCCGCGCGTGAAG CTGCCCTCCAAGGCCCTGGTGCCTGAGATGGAGGACGAGGATGAGGAGGATGACTCTGAAGACGCCATCAATGAGTTCGATTTCTTGGGctcaggagaggagggggagggctcCCCGGACCCTCGACGGTGCACTGGAGAGGGGACCCACCACGAGCTGG AAAGCCGGCGGGTCAAACTCCAGGGCATTTTGGCCGACCTTCGGGATGTAGACGGGCTGCCCCCTAAAGTGACTGGTCCCCCTCCTGGCACACCCCAGCCCCGGCCACACGAAG ACGTTTTCATCATGGACACTATCGGGGGCGGGGAGGTGAGCCTGGGGGACTTGGCAGATCTCACCGTTACCAACGACAACGACCTCAGCTGTGAT CTCTCTGACAGCAAAGATGCCTTTAAGAAGACGTGGAACCCCAAATTCACTCTCCGCTCACACTACGATGGCGTGCGCTCCCTGGCTTTCCACCACAGCCAGTCTGCCTTGCTCACTGCCTCTGAGGACGGCACGCTCAAGCTGTGGAACCTGCAAAAGGCTGTCACAGCCAAGAA GAACGCTGCGCTCGATGTGGAACCTATCCATGCCTTCCGGGCTCACAG GGGCCCTGTGTTGGCAGTGGCCATGGGCAGCAACAGTGAGTGCTGCTACAGTGGGGGGGCGGATGCCCGCATCCACAGCTGGAAGATTCCAGACCTCAACATGGACCCCTACGATGGCTACG ACCCGAGCGTGCTGAGCCATGTCCTGGAGGGCCATGGGGACGCTGTATGGGGCCTAGCCTTCAGTCCCGCCTCCCAGCGCCTGGCCTCCTGCTCTGCGGACGGCACCATCCGTATCTGGGATCCCAGCAGCAGCCCCGCCTGTCTCTGTACCTTCCTCACAGCCAGCG ATCATGGGATCCCCACCTCAGTGGCCTTCACCAGCACCGAGCCTGCCCACATTGTGGCATCCTTCCGCTCTGGCGACACCGTCTTGTATGACCTGGAGGCTGGCAGTGCCCTCCTCTCGCTGGAATCCCGGGGGAGCAGTG GCCCAACCCAGATCAACCAGGTGGTGAGTCACCCGAACCAGCCCCTCACCATCACTGCCCATGATGACAGAGGCATCCGCTTCCTGGACAGCCGCACAG GGAAATCTGTGCACTCCATGGTTGCCCACCTGGACGCGGTCACCTGCCTGGCCGTGGACCCCAACGGCGTGTTCCTGATGTCGGGAA GCCACGACTGTTCCCTGCGCCTGTGGAGCCTGGACAACAAAACGTGCGTGCAAGAGATCACAGCCCACCGCAAGAAGCACGAGGAGGCCATCCACGCTGTCGCCTGCCACCCCAGCAAGGCCCTCATCGCCAGCGCCGGCGCCGACGCCCTGGCCAAGGTCTTCGTGTGA
- the LOC122911913 gene encoding fukutin-related protein, whose translation MRLTRCQAALAAAITLNLLVLFYVSWLQHQPRNSRARSPRRGAAAGPRVTVLVREFEAFDNAVPELVDSFLQQDAAQPVVVAADTLPYPPLALPRVPNVRLALLQPALDRPAAASRPETYVTTEFVALVPDGARAEAPGQLERMVEVLRAGGARLVAAPVASANPARCLALNVSLREWTARYGPAPSAPRCDALDGDAVVLLRARDLFNLSAPLARPLGTGLFLQTALRGWAVQLLDLPFSAARQPPLATAHARWKAEREGRARRAALLHSLGIRLVSGEGGRLEWFGCSKETPRCFGTVVGDTPAYLYEERWTPPCCLRALRETARYVVGVLEAAGVRYWLEGGSLLGAARHGDIIPWDYDVDLGIYLEDVGNCEQLRGAEAGSVVDERGFVWEKAVEGDFFRVQYSESNHLHVDLWPFYPRNGVMTKDTWLDHRQDVEFPEHFLQPLVPLSFAGFVAQAPNNYRRFLELKFGPGVIENPEYPNPSLLRLAGSG comes from the coding sequence ATGCGTCTCACCCGCTGCCAGGCTGCCCTGGCAGCCGCCATCaccctcaacctcctggtcctcTTCTATGTCTCATGGCTGCAGCACCAGCCCAGGAACTCCCGGGCCCGGAGTCCCCGCCGTGGAGCGGCTGCCGGCCCCCGTGTCACCGTCCTGGTGCGGGAGTTCGAGGCCTTTGACAACGCGGTGCCTGAGCTGGTGGACTCCTTCTTGCAACAAGACGCCGCCCAGCCCGTGGTGGTGGCCGCGGACACACTCCCCTACCCGCCCCTGGCCCTTCCCCGGGTTCCCAATGTTCGCCTGGCGCTGCTCCAGCCGGCCCTGGACCGGCCTGCTGCGGCCTCGCGCCCCGAGACCTACGTGACCACCGAGTTCGTGGCCCTAGTGCCTGACGGGGCGAGGGCAGAGGCTCCGGGCCAACTGGAGCGCATGGTGGAGGTGCTCCGGGCAGGAGGGGCACGCCTGGTGGCCGCCCCTGTCGCCTCAGCCAACCCTGCCCGGTGCCTGGCCCTGAACGTCAGCCTGCGGGAGTGGACTGCCCGCTACGGCCCCGCGCCCTCCGCGCCCCGCTGTGACGCCCTGGACGGAGACGCGGTGGTGCTCCTGCGCGCCCGCGACCTCTTCAACCTGTCGGCTCCCCTGGCCCGGCCGCTGGGCACCGGACTCTTCCTGCAGACCGCCTTGCGGGGCTGGGCAGTGCAGCTACTGGACCTGCCCTTCAGCGCCGCACGCCAGCCACCATTGGCCACAGCCCACGCGCGCTGGAAGGCAGAGCGCGAGGGGCGTGCGCGGCGGGCAGCACTGCTGCACTCGCTGGGCATCCGCCTGGTAAGCGGGGAGGGCGGGCGCCTCGAGTGGTTCGGTTGCAGCAAGGAGACCCCGCGCTGCTTCGGGACGGTGGTGGGCGACACACCGGCCTACCTCTACGAGGAGCGCTGGACGCCCCCGTGCTGCCTGCGCGCTCTGCGGGAGACCGCCCGCTATGTGGTGGGCGTGCTGGAGGCGGCCGGTGTTCGCTACTGGCTGGAGGGCGGCTCGCTGCTCGGGGCCGCCCGCCACGGGGACATCATCCCGTGGGACTACGATGTGGACCTGGGCATCTACCTGGAGGACGTGGGCAACTGCGAGCAGCTGCGGGGGGCTGAGGCGGGCTCGGTGGTGGACGAGCGCGGCTTCGTGTGGGAGAAGGCCGTAGAGGGCGACTTCTTCCGCGTGCAGTACAGCGAGAGCAACCATCTGCACGTGGACCTGTGGCCCTTCTATCCCCGCAATGGAGTCATGACCAAGGACACATGGCTGGATCACCGGCAAGATGTCGAGTTCCCCGAACACTTCCTGCAGCCTCTCGTGCCCCTGTCCTTTGCTGGCTTTGTGGCGCAAGCACCTAACAACTACCGTCGCTTCCTGGAGCTCAAGTTCGGCCCCGGGGTCATCGAGAACCCAGAGTACCCCAACCCGTCCCTCCTGCGTTTGGCAGGAAGTGGCTGA
- the STRN4 gene encoding striatin-4 isoform X4, with translation MQQAQVAFLQGERKGQENLKTDLVRRIKMLEYALKQERAKYHKLKFGTDLNPGEKKSEPAEQVSNGPVESVTLENSPLVWKEGRQLLRQYLEEVGYTDTILDMRSKRVRSLLGRSLELNGAVEPSEGGPRATPGPGGLSGGESLLVKQIEEQIKRNAASKDGKERMSGSVLEQIPFLQNCEDEDSDEDDELDGTQHRKPRVKLPSKALVPEMEDEDEEDDSEDAINEFDFLGSGEEGEGSPDPRRCTGEGTHHELESRRVKLQGILADLRDVDGLPPKVTGPPPGTPQPRPHEGSFGFSSDVFIMDTIGGGEVSLGDLADLTVTNDNDLSCDLSDSKDAFKKTWNPKFTLRSHYDGVRSLAFHHSQSALLTASEDGTLKLWNLQKAVTAKKNAALDVEPIHAFRAHRGPVLAVAMGSNSECCYSGGADARIHSWKIPDLNMDPYDGYDPSVLSHVLEGHGDAVWGLAFSPASQRLASCSADGTIRIWDPSSSPACLCTFLTASDHGIPTSVAFTSTEPAHIVASFRSGDTVLYDLEAGSALLSLESRGSSGPTQINQVVSHPNQPLTITAHDDRGIRFLDSRTGKSVHSMVAHLDAVTCLAVDPNGVFLMSGSHDCSLRLWSLDNKTCVQEITAHRKKHEEAIHAVACHPSKALIASAGADALAKVFV, from the exons ATGCAGCAA GCTCAGGTGGCTTTCCTCCAGGGAGAACGGAAAGGGCAAGAGAATCTCAAGACGGACCTGGTGCGGCGTATCAAGATGTTGGAATACGCGCTGAAGCAGGAAAG GGCCAAATACCATAAATTGAAGTTTGGGACAGACCTGAACCCAGGGGAGAAGAAATCAGAACCGGCAGAACAAG TCTCCAATGGCCCTGTGGAGTCGGTCACCCTGGAGAACAGCCCGCTGGTGTGGAAGGAGGGGCGGCAGCTTCTCCGACA GTACCTGGAAGAGGTGGGCTACACGGACACCATCCTGGACATGCGGTCCAAACGCGTGCGCTCCCTCCTGGGCCGCTCGTTGGAGCTCAACGGGGCCGTGGAGCCCAGCGAAGGGGGGCCCAGGGCCACGCCAggtcctggggggctcagcggtGGGGAGTCACTGCTGGTGAAACAGATCGAAGAGCAGATCAAGAG GAATGCGGCCAGCAAAGATGGCAAAGAGCGCATGAGTGGCTCGGTGCTGGAGCAGATCCCCTTCCTGCAGAACTGCGAGGACGAGGACAGCGACGAGGACGATGAGCTGGACGGCACGCAGCACAGGAAGCCGCGCGTGAAG CTGCCCTCCAAGGCCCTGGTGCCTGAGATGGAGGACGAGGATGAGGAGGATGACTCTGAAGACGCCATCAATGAGTTCGATTTCTTGGGctcaggagaggagggggagggctcCCCGGACCCTCGACGGTGCACTGGAGAGGGGACCCACCACGAGCTGG AAAGCCGGCGGGTCAAACTCCAGGGCATTTTGGCCGACCTTCGGGATGTAGACGGGCTGCCCCCTAAAGTGACTGGTCCCCCTCCTGGCACACCCCAGCCCCGGCCACACGAAG GTTCCTTTGGCTTCTCCTCAGACGTTTTCATCATGGACACTATCGGGGGCGGGGAGGTGAGCCTGGGGGACTTGGCAGATCTCACCGTTACCAACGACAACGACCTCAGCTGTGAT CTCTCTGACAGCAAAGATGCCTTTAAGAAGACGTGGAACCCCAAATTCACTCTCCGCTCACACTACGATGGCGTGCGCTCCCTGGCTTTCCACCACAGCCAGTCTGCCTTGCTCACTGCCTCTGAGGACGGCACGCTCAAGCTGTGGAACCTGCAAAAGGCTGTCACAGCCAAGAA GAACGCTGCGCTCGATGTGGAACCTATCCATGCCTTCCGGGCTCACAG GGGCCCTGTGTTGGCAGTGGCCATGGGCAGCAACAGTGAGTGCTGCTACAGTGGGGGGGCGGATGCCCGCATCCACAGCTGGAAGATTCCAGACCTCAACATGGACCCCTACGATGGCTACG ACCCGAGCGTGCTGAGCCATGTCCTGGAGGGCCATGGGGACGCTGTATGGGGCCTAGCCTTCAGTCCCGCCTCCCAGCGCCTGGCCTCCTGCTCTGCGGACGGCACCATCCGTATCTGGGATCCCAGCAGCAGCCCCGCCTGTCTCTGTACCTTCCTCACAGCCAGCG ATCATGGGATCCCCACCTCAGTGGCCTTCACCAGCACCGAGCCTGCCCACATTGTGGCATCCTTCCGCTCTGGCGACACCGTCTTGTATGACCTGGAGGCTGGCAGTGCCCTCCTCTCGCTGGAATCCCGGGGGAGCAGTG GCCCAACCCAGATCAACCAGGTGGTGAGTCACCCGAACCAGCCCCTCACCATCACTGCCCATGATGACAGAGGCATCCGCTTCCTGGACAGCCGCACAG GGAAATCTGTGCACTCCATGGTTGCCCACCTGGACGCGGTCACCTGCCTGGCCGTGGACCCCAACGGCGTGTTCCTGATGTCGGGAA GCCACGACTGTTCCCTGCGCCTGTGGAGCCTGGACAACAAAACGTGCGTGCAAGAGATCACAGCCCACCGCAAGAAGCACGAGGAGGCCATCCACGCTGTCGCCTGCCACCCCAGCAAGGCCCTCATCGCCAGCGCCGGCGCCGACGCCCTGGCCAAGGTCTTCGTGTGA